The following coding sequences are from one Ornithodoros turicata isolate Travis chromosome 1, ASM3712646v1, whole genome shotgun sequence window:
- the LOC135377694 gene encoding 5-hydroxytryptamine receptor 4-like — translation MGTSSPASFFVELLKRVPQKPANITPTGTLVNATDALPLWMPYQNNGIISILLYGTFSLVGTMLNIFQISALMIQENLRRRGNVLLANQALANLLVTSVGFPVTIVAILANTQQETFVCHWQWYSTLLGFYASVFNFLFIAAENYVRTCRQDSNMYSSVCGTKLVVFLVSVIWAIAIAWLLVVMLVTGGMDVCLWDMRESKMLIALSVPFVLTAVVFVKAMHEQRDYTYNLELRNCLATREEILQRSLLRTNAMAYLLFLLLWLPFLLTVIISPPERNATSRSSALESIIFVAQCFSSVCGFVYAFSHDAFRQGFLYLLHYFCCKSHPEFSKVPVGDMRERSSVRVHGMDSRVGERRHRYAKTATMGLLSFAAGGEACRTRIEEDFL, via the coding sequence ATGGGCACCTCTTCTCCAGCATCCTTCTTTGTTGAGTTGCTGAAGCGCGTTCCACAAAAGCCAGCTAATATAACGCCCACAGGCACGCTCGTCAATGCCACGGATGCTCTACCTTTGTGGATGCCATATCAGAACAACGGTATCATCAGCATCTTGTTATATGGAACGTTTTCGCTCGTGGGTACTATGCTTAATATCTTCCAGATCTCTGCGCTTATGATTCAGGAAAACCTGCGACGTAGAGGAAACGTGCTCTTAGCCAATCAAGCCCTTGCCAATCTGCTTGTAACATCAGTCGGCTTCCCAGTGACTATTGTGGCCATCCTCGCCAACACCCAACAGGAGACGTTCGTGTGTCATTGGCAGTGGTACTCTACTTTATTAGGTTTTTATGCATCTGTTTtcaattttctttttattgctgCGGAAAACTATGTGCGTACCTGTCGCCAGGACTCGAACATGTACTCTTCAGTGTGTGGCACAAAGCTCGTAGTCTTCCTGGTGTCAGTGATATGGGCCATTGCGATAGCTTGGTTGCTAGTAGTCATGTTGGTCACTGGAGGCATGGACGTGTGCCTATGGGACATGCGTGAGAGTAAAATGCTCATAGCGCTCTCTGTGCCGTTTGTCCTGACAGCTGTCGTCTTTGTCAAGGCGATGCACGAGCAACGAGATTACACCTACAACTTGGAACTACGAAACTGCCTTGCCACGCGGGAAGAGATTCTGCAGCGTAGCTTGCTGAGAACGAATGCTATGGCCTACCTACTGTTTCTCCTCCTCTGGCTTCCCTTCCTGCTAACTGTTATTATCAGTCCACCCGAGCGAAATGCAACGTCGCGGAGCTCAGCTCTAGAAAGCATCATCTTCGTAGCTCAGTGCTTCAGCTCTGTGTGTGGCTTCGTTTACGCGTTTTCGCACGATGCCTTCCGGCAAGGCTTCTTGTACCTGCTCCATTACTTCTGCTGCAAAAGCCATCCTGAATTTAGCAAAGTTCCTGTCGGGGATATGAGGGAACGCAGTTCCGTTCGTGTGCACGGCATGGACTCTCGCGTTGGGGAACGTAGGCACCGCTACGCAAAGACAGCAACAATGGGACTTTTGAGCTTTGCCGCGGGTGGCGAAGCCTGTAGGACACGCATCGAGGAAGACTTTTTATGA
- the LOC135379931 gene encoding carboxypeptidase M-like encodes MKPGRRYGLSSVVFFLHVIVHFWVVVFATTSAGTTETNSDEFQYKTLSQMWNALRGLVEAFPELARLEFVGNVSGATVYSLILSKQAHRRMFLMPRVRLASDFPAGSEILIHFASSLLFEYSKSEEVAKLLNTTEVHVLFWLHGYKIPEASNEECVKDDGTYHVQFLELDFDEASQGAVQPEARLLKRWFRSQRFLLGAALHAGNELSVNYGFSNKKDGAPVPAPDEDVLSEISSAYVDSNQAMRQSNKSCPRGRTSTPISRKHVSMTMQEYTYTSEGTLEILLSISCCIVPSNLSALWQENKESLLNSLLQADHGVRGYVKTTDGTLVAKALITIKGRNVAFWTSDQGEFFRILPPGDYVALVASKGYLPAKSSFRVPSQKWAEPVIVTLVEAYAPVNVKPAPQMALDPTTATEKDDPSPSGSKAGFLVVRRKFIVVIALLQLVVSMDYDY; translated from the coding sequence ATGAAGCCTGGGAGAAGGTATGGACTTTCCAGTGTCGTGTTCTTCCTGCACGTCATCGTGCACTTCTGGGTGGTTGTGTTTGCAACAACCTCCGCTGGAACCACAGAAACTAATTCTGATGAATTTCAGTACAAGACCTTGTCTCAAATGTGGAATGCTCTACGTGGCCTTGTAGAAGCTTTTCCAGAACTTGCCAGGCTAGAATTCGTAGGAAACGTCAGCGGTGCTACTGTGTATTCCCTCATTCTGTCGAAGCAGGCTCACCGAAGGATGTTTCTCATGCCACGTGTGCGTCTTGCATCGGACTTTCCGGCAGGTTCGGAAATTTTAATCCACTTCGCTTCTTCGCTTTTGTTCGAGTATAGCAAAAGCGAAGAGGTCGCCAAACTGCTGAATACCACCGAAGTTCATGTCTTATTTTGGCTCCATGGTTATAAAATACCAGAGGCATCTAATGAGGAGTGTGTGAAAGACGACGGAACTTATCACGTTCAATTTTTAGAATTGGACTTTGACGAAGCGTCGCAGGGAGCCGTCCAACCAGAAGCTCGTTTGCTAAAGCGTTGGTTTCGAAGTCAGCGATTTCTCCTAGGTGCGGCATTACACGCAGGAAATGAACTCTCGGTGAACTACGGTTTTAGCAACAAGAAAGATGGAGCACCAGTGCCGGCCCCTGACGAAGATGTGCTATCGGAAATTTCGAGCGCTTACGTCGATAGCAACCAAGCCATGAGGCAATCGAACAAATCCTGCCCTAGAGGGCGAACATCGACACCAATATCGCGAAAGCACGTTTCCATGACCATGCAGGAATACACATACACCTCTGAGGGGACATTGGAAATATTGCTATCGATTTCATGTTGCATTGTTCCCTCCAATCTCAGTGCACTTTGGCAGGAAAACAAAGAGTCTTTACTCAATTCTCTCCTGCAAGCTGACCACGGCGTCCGCGGTTACGTGAAGACAACGGATGGCACTTTGGTAGCTAAGGCTTTGATCACCATTAAAGGCAGAAACGTGGCCTTCTGGACGTCGGACCAAGGAGAGTTCTTTCGCATTCTACCCCCGGGTGACTACGTCGCACTGGTGGCCTCGAAAGGCTATCTGCCAGCAAAAAGTAGCTTCAGAGTGCCCAGTCAGAAGTGGGCTGAACCCGTAATTGTTACTCTTGTTGAAGCCTACGCTCCTGTGAACGTAAAACCTGCGCCTCAGATGGCGCTGGATCCCACAACTGCGACCGAAAAAGATGATCCCTCACCATCGGGGTCTAAAGCAGGTTTCCTCGTCGTTCGTCGTAAGTTTATCGTTGTCATCGCACTCCTGCAGCTGGTTGTATCAATGGACTACGATTATTGA